Proteins encoded together in one Quercus lobata isolate SW786 chromosome 3, ValleyOak3.0 Primary Assembly, whole genome shotgun sequence window:
- the LOC115979172 gene encoding stress-associated endoplasmic reticulum protein 2 isoform X2 produces MTTSRRLADRKVERFDKNIMKRGAVPETTAKKGKDYPVGPVLLGFFIFVVIGSSLFQIIRTATSGGMA; encoded by the exons ATG ACAACTTCGAGGCGTCTTGCGGATAGGAAGGTGGAGAGGTTCGATAAGAACATTATGAAGAGAGGAGCTGTGCCTGAAACAACCGCGAAGAAGGGAAAGGACTACCCCGTTGGTCCTGTTCTTCTCGGCTTCTTCATTTTTGTTGTCATTGGCTCAT CTCTCTTTCAGATAATCAGAACAGCAACAAGTGGAGGCATGGCATAA
- the LOC115979172 gene encoding stress-associated endoplasmic reticulum protein 2 isoform X1 — protein MFAQTTSRRLADRKVERFDKNIMKRGAVPETTAKKGKDYPVGPVLLGFFIFVVIGSSLFQIIRTATSGGMA, from the exons ATGTTTGCGCAGACAACTTCGAGGCGTCTTGCGGATAGGAAGGTGGAGAGGTTCGATAAGAACATTATGAAGAGAGGAGCTGTGCCTGAAACAACCGCGAAGAAGGGAAAGGACTACCCCGTTGGTCCTGTTCTTCTCGGCTTCTTCATTTTTGTTGTCATTGGCTCAT CTCTCTTTCAGATAATCAGAACAGCAACAAGTGGAGGCATGGCATAA